Proteins encoded together in one Citromicrobium bathyomarinum window:
- a CDS encoding DUF1499 domain-containing protein, which yields MTDNGSTTREEDVPPLSDAVTQDEDVAQGGHASASAPSSHDGASDAADNSSKSRGRSKLGWMLGVVGIAALLTMLAMIAVSALGGIAWRQAVSIVMYAGLAGLIAVVLLLAFIFRRRKTGKSAFELPVIAGLAGGAVAAVYAASWGLAWIGHPAIHDISTELADPPQFRSLTVRPDNFDDIPGAGDSDMTGLNPRQRWAAVHQDAYPDIRSVRIDAQPAAVLAKAQRLAEDRGWTIAPGDSDTTLEAQGRDTLLGVDFIFILRALPAQDGRASLIDVRMVTREGRSDYGVLAPIVRTFLADLSGTTTALQEGTTPAR from the coding sequence ATGACTGATAACGGCTCGACCACTCGCGAAGAAGACGTCCCTCCTCTGAGCGACGCGGTGACGCAGGACGAAGATGTTGCGCAGGGCGGCCATGCTTCCGCCAGCGCCCCCTCCAGCCACGACGGGGCGAGCGACGCGGCAGACAATTCGTCGAAGTCGCGCGGTCGCTCCAAATTGGGCTGGATGCTCGGTGTCGTTGGCATCGCCGCGCTGCTGACGATGCTCGCCATGATCGCCGTCAGTGCGCTTGGCGGTATCGCATGGCGACAGGCCGTCTCTATCGTCATGTACGCGGGCCTTGCGGGGCTCATCGCGGTCGTCCTGCTGCTCGCTTTCATCTTTCGTCGGCGAAAGACAGGCAAATCGGCCTTCGAGCTGCCGGTCATCGCCGGTCTCGCCGGTGGCGCGGTCGCGGCTGTCTATGCCGCAAGCTGGGGCCTTGCATGGATTGGCCACCCCGCGATCCACGATATCTCGACCGAACTAGCCGATCCGCCGCAATTCAGAAGCCTCACCGTGCGGCCCGACAATTTCGACGACATTCCCGGCGCGGGCGACAGCGACATGACCGGCCTCAATCCGCGCCAGCGCTGGGCCGCGGTGCATCAGGACGCTTATCCCGACATCCGTTCCGTCCGGATCGATGCACAGCCCGCGGCGGTGCTCGCCAAAGCACAGCGATTGGCGGAAGACCGCGGCTGGACGATTGCGCCGGGTGACAGCGACACCACGCTGGAAGCACAGGGGCGCGATACCCTGCTGGGTGTCGACTTCATCTTCATCCTGCGCGCCCTTCCGGCGCAGGATGGCCGCGCGAGCCTGATCGATGTGCGGATGGTGACGCGTGAGGGCCGGTCCGATTACGGCGTGCTCGCCCCGATCGTGCGGACATTCCTGGCGGATCTCTCGGGTACCACCACTGCGTTGCAGGAAGGGACGACACCGGCACGCTGA
- the gmk gene encoding guanylate kinase produces the protein MADMPDSSSHSHETDTLHRRGVMFILSSPSGAGKTTLSRMLLASDEEIMLSVSATTRAPREGEVDGKDYHFVSNEEFDRLVEEDGFYEWAPVFGNRYGTPKGHIREGLKRGQDYLFDIDWQGTQQLYQKDQQDTVSVFILPPSLEELHRRLTARALDSEEVVNSRMERARAEISHWAEYDYVVINDNVDACFTKVREILHAERMKRTRQTGLIPFVRELMG, from the coding sequence ATGGCGGATATGCCCGACTCCTCCTCCCACTCGCACGAGACCGACACGCTTCACCGCAGGGGCGTCATGTTCATCCTCTCCTCGCCTTCCGGTGCTGGCAAGACGACGCTGTCGCGCATGCTGCTTGCCTCGGACGAGGAGATCATGCTGTCGGTCTCCGCCACCACGCGCGCCCCGCGCGAGGGCGAGGTGGATGGCAAGGACTATCACTTCGTCAGCAACGAAGAGTTCGACCGGCTGGTGGAAGAGGACGGGTTCTACGAATGGGCGCCCGTGTTCGGCAATCGCTACGGCACGCCCAAGGGCCACATCCGCGAAGGGCTGAAGCGCGGGCAGGATTACCTGTTCGACATCGACTGGCAGGGCACGCAGCAGCTTTACCAGAAAGACCAGCAGGACACGGTCAGCGTGTTCATCCTGCCGCCGAGCCTTGAGGAACTGCACCGCCGCCTGACCGCCCGCGCGCTCGACAGCGAAGAGGTGGTCAACAGCAGGATGGAACGCGCGCGCGCCGAAATCAGCCACTGGGCCGAATACGACTATGTCGTGATCAACGACAATGTCGACGCGTGCTTCACCAAGGTGCGCGAGATCCTGCACGCCGAACGCATGAAGCGCACGCGCCAGACCGGGCTGATCCCCTTCGTGCGCGAATTGATGGGGTAG
- a CDS encoding ClpXP protease specificity-enhancing factor SspB, translating to MSDDAPDSLIPYDQIVQEALRAVVGSVLGEIEAGGGTLPGNHHFYITFKTGVPGVEIPDHLRERFPDEMTIVLQNKFWDLNVTEVGFSVGLSFNQRSSHLVVPFSAITAFVDPAVDFGLQFQATEVEDYPTPTDAAGNDGSDDAERDPREAVTKNEDGSNVVTVDFGRKK from the coding sequence ATGAGTGACGATGCGCCCGATAGCCTGATCCCCTACGACCAGATCGTGCAGGAGGCCCTGCGCGCCGTGGTCGGCAGCGTGCTTGGTGAAATCGAGGCGGGCGGCGGTACGCTGCCCGGCAACCACCATTTCTACATCACCTTCAAGACCGGCGTCCCCGGGGTCGAGATACCCGACCATCTGCGGGAGCGTTTTCCGGACGAGATGACGATCGTCCTGCAGAACAAGTTCTGGGATCTGAACGTGACCGAAGTGGGCTTTTCGGTCGGGCTGAGCTTCAATCAGCGATCCTCGCATCTGGTGGTGCCGTTCTCCGCGATCACCGCCTTCGTCGATCCGGCGGTCGATTTCGGCCTGCAGTTCCAGGCGACCGAGGTGGAGGACTACCCCACCCCGACCGATGCGGCAGGAAACGACGGGTCGGACGACGCGGAACGCGATCCGCGCGAGGCCGTTACCAAGAACGAAGACGGCTCGAACGTCGTCACGGTCGATTTCGGCCGCAAGAAGTAA
- the hisB gene encoding imidazoleglycerol-phosphate dehydratase HisB produces MRTGLIERDTKETRIRVAVNLDGTGTYEVATGIGFLDHMVEQFSRHSLIDVEMKVDGDLHVDQHHTTEDSAIALGQALSDALGDKGGIARYGTAYSPMDETLARVALDISGRPWCVWRAGFSQAKLGEWDTELIEHWFQSVAQTAGLTLHVELLYGSNNHHICEAIYKGFARAMRQAVEIDPRKGGAIPSTKGILGG; encoded by the coding sequence ATGCGAACCGGTCTGATAGAGCGCGATACCAAGGAAACGCGCATCCGCGTGGCGGTGAACCTTGATGGTACCGGCACCTACGAGGTGGCGACGGGGATCGGCTTTCTCGACCATATGGTCGAGCAGTTTTCCCGCCATTCGCTGATCGATGTGGAGATGAAGGTCGACGGCGACCTGCATGTCGACCAGCATCACACCACCGAAGACAGCGCGATCGCGCTGGGCCAGGCACTCAGCGACGCGCTGGGCGACAAGGGCGGGATTGCGCGTTACGGCACCGCCTATTCGCCGATGGACGAGACGCTGGCGCGGGTTGCGCTGGATATCTCGGGGCGGCCCTGGTGCGTGTGGCGCGCGGGCTTCAGCCAAGCCAAGCTGGGCGAGTGGGACACCGAACTGATCGAACACTGGTTCCAGTCGGTCGCGCAGACCGCCGGGCTGACGCTGCATGTCGAGCTGCTGTACGGTTCCAACAACCACCATATCTGCGAGGCGATCTACAAGGGCTTTGCCCGCGCGATGCGGCAGGCGGTCGAGATCGACCCGCGCAAGGGCGGTGCCATTCCCTCGACCAAGGGCATCCTGGGTGGCTGA
- the hisH gene encoding imidazole glycerol phosphate synthase subunit HisH, producing the protein MADRVALIDYGAGNLHSVENALRRVGAEVALVSDGDALAKAERIVLPGVGAFGACYNGLASLPGMIEALESHVLKDGVPFLGICVGMQLLADKGLEHGETPGLGWIGGEVRALEPSEHVKVPHMGWNDVVVADDASGLVHPGEAYFLHSYAFDVANNAHVAARTDHGGAVTAAVARDNILGVQFHPEKSQAYGLALLERFLQWKP; encoded by the coding sequence GTGGCTGATCGTGTCGCGCTGATCGATTACGGCGCCGGGAACCTGCATTCGGTCGAAAACGCGCTCAGGCGGGTCGGAGCGGAGGTCGCGCTGGTCTCGGATGGCGATGCGCTGGCGAAGGCAGAGCGGATCGTGCTGCCTGGCGTGGGCGCGTTCGGTGCGTGTTACAACGGCCTCGCGAGTCTGCCCGGGATGATCGAGGCGCTGGAAAGCCACGTGCTCAAGGATGGCGTGCCCTTCCTCGGCATTTGCGTCGGCATGCAATTGCTCGCCGACAAGGGGCTGGAGCATGGCGAGACGCCGGGGCTCGGCTGGATCGGCGGCGAGGTGCGGGCGCTGGAGCCCTCCGAACACGTGAAGGTGCCGCATATGGGCTGGAACGATGTGGTCGTGGCCGACGATGCGAGCGGGCTGGTTCATCCGGGCGAGGCCTATTTCCTCCATTCCTACGCCTTCGATGTCGCGAACAACGCGCACGTCGCCGCGCGCACCGACCATGGCGGAGCGGTGACGGCGGCGGTGGCGCGGGACAATATCCTCGGCGTGCAGTTCCACCCGGAGAAGAGCCAGGCTTACGGGCTGGCGCTGCTGGAGAGGTTTTTGCAATGGAAGCCTTGA
- the hisA gene encoding 1-(5-phosphoribosyl)-5-[(5-phosphoribosylamino)methylideneamino]imidazole-4-carboxamide isomerase, whose translation MIIFPAIDLKGGNVVRLAEGDMDRATIYGDDPGEQAARFAEAGASWLHVVDLDGAFAGEAVNAHAVESILQRFPGKVQLGGGIRTREGAERWLELGVARVVIGTAALKDPELVKALAADHPGRVVVAVDARDGMVATEGWASVSDLPVEDLARRFEDAGVAALLFTDIGRDGLLKGCNVEATLALAKAQSLPVIASGGVADIKDIRALAPHTADGIEGVITGRALYDGRLDLAEALREGA comes from the coding sequence ATGATCATTTTCCCCGCTATCGACCTCAAGGGCGGCAATGTCGTCCGCCTCGCCGAAGGCGATATGGACCGCGCGACCATCTATGGCGACGATCCCGGCGAACAGGCCGCGCGCTTTGCCGAAGCAGGGGCGAGCTGGCTGCACGTGGTCGACCTCGACGGAGCCTTCGCTGGCGAGGCGGTCAACGCGCATGCGGTCGAATCCATCCTGCAACGCTTCCCAGGCAAGGTGCAGCTCGGCGGCGGCATCCGCACGCGCGAGGGTGCGGAGCGCTGGCTGGAGCTCGGCGTGGCGCGGGTGGTGATCGGCACGGCTGCGCTGAAGGACCCCGAACTGGTCAAGGCTCTGGCGGCCGATCATCCGGGCCGCGTGGTGGTCGCGGTCGACGCGCGCGACGGGATGGTTGCGACCGAGGGCTGGGCGAGCGTTTCCGACCTGCCGGTCGAAGACCTGGCGCGCCGGTTCGAGGATGCGGGCGTCGCCGCGCTGCTGTTCACCGATATCGGCCGCGACGGGCTGCTGAAGGGGTGCAATGTCGAGGCGACTCTGGCGCTGGCCAAGGCGCAATCGCTCCCCGTGATCGCCAGCGGCGGCGTCGCCGACATCAAGGATATCCGCGCCCTTGCACCGCACACCGCTGACGGGATCGAGGGCGTGATTACCGGGCGGGCGCTCTACGATGGGAGGCTCGATCTGGCCGAGGCGCTGCGCGAGGGGGCGTAG
- the hisF gene encoding imidazole glycerol phosphate synthase subunit HisF: MTVRIRVIPCLDVAEGRVVKGVNFVDLRDAGDPVEQAHAYDLAGADELCFLDISASHEGRATLADIVRRTAEVCFMPLTVGGGVRSVEDARTLLLAGADKVAINSAAVARPELVDEIAQRMGSQCVVASVDARRGESGRYEIFTHGGRRATGIDALEHATKLAQLGAGELLVTSMDRDGTKDGYDLELTRMIADAVDVPVIASGGVGTLEHMVAGVQEGHASAVLAASIFHFGQHTIAEAQDALRAAGLPARHPEPYAGTHG; the protein is encoded by the coding sequence ATGACCGTCCGTATCCGCGTCATCCCCTGTCTCGACGTGGCCGAGGGCCGCGTGGTCAAGGGCGTCAATTTCGTCGATCTGCGCGATGCGGGCGATCCGGTCGAGCAGGCGCATGCCTACGACCTCGCGGGGGCGGACGAGCTGTGCTTCCTCGACATTTCCGCGAGCCATGAAGGGCGCGCGACGCTGGCCGATATCGTGCGGCGTACCGCCGAAGTCTGCTTCATGCCGCTGACCGTGGGCGGGGGCGTGCGCAGCGTCGAAGACGCGCGCACGCTGCTGCTGGCCGGCGCAGACAAGGTCGCGATCAACTCCGCCGCCGTGGCGCGGCCCGAACTGGTCGACGAGATCGCGCAGCGCATGGGCAGCCAGTGCGTGGTCGCCTCGGTCGACGCCCGGCGTGGCGAGAGCGGGCGCTACGAAATCTTCACCCACGGCGGTCGCCGCGCGACCGGGATCGATGCGCTCGAACATGCGACGAAGCTGGCGCAGCTAGGCGCGGGCGAACTCCTCGTGACCTCAATGGACCGCGACGGGACCAAGGACGGCTACGACCTCGAACTGACGCGGATGATCGCCGATGCGGTCGATGTGCCGGTGATCGCCAGTGGTGGGGTCGGCACGCTGGAACACATGGTCGCAGGCGTGCAAGAGGGGCATGCGAGCGCGGTGCTGGCCGCCAGCATCTTCCACTTCGGCCAGCATACTATTGCCGAGGCGCAGGACGCGCTGCGCGCGGCGGGCTTGCCTGCGCGCCACCCGGAACCCTACGCAGGGACGCACGGTTGA
- a CDS encoding phosphoribosyl-ATP diphosphatase: METLARLEKVILERRNCDPETSYVALLRRDGRPKMARKLGEEAVEAVVAGLSGSDEELVGEAADVLFHLMVLLADREIALDDVLAELDRREGISGIEEKASRESQEETSNAD; the protein is encoded by the coding sequence ATGGAAACTCTCGCTCGCCTGGAAAAGGTGATCCTTGAACGTCGGAATTGCGATCCCGAAACCAGCTATGTCGCGCTGCTCAGGCGCGACGGGCGGCCCAAGATGGCGCGCAAGCTGGGCGAGGAAGCGGTCGAGGCGGTGGTCGCCGGGCTTTCGGGCAGCGACGAGGAGCTGGTCGGCGAGGCCGCCGACGTGCTGTTCCACCTGATGGTGTTGCTGGCCGATCGCGAGATCGCGCTGGACGACGTGCTCGCCGAGCTCGACCGGCGCGAAGGCATCTCGGGGATCGAGGAGAAGGCCAGCCGCGAGAGCCAGGAGGAGACGAGCAATGCCGATTGA
- a CDS encoding histidine triad nucleotide-binding protein has translation MPIDPTAPYDDDNIFAKILRGEIPCTKVYEDDWAFAFEDIAPQAEIHTLVIPKGKYVSWDDFSQKASDEEIAGLVRAVGTVARAKGLVEPGYRLLANVGENGGQEVPHFHVHIFGGQKLGRMIA, from the coding sequence ATGCCGATTGATCCGACCGCGCCCTATGACGACGACAATATCTTCGCCAAGATCCTGCGCGGCGAGATTCCCTGCACCAAGGTGTACGAGGACGACTGGGCCTTCGCGTTCGAGGATATTGCTCCGCAGGCCGAAATCCACACGCTGGTGATCCCCAAGGGCAAGTATGTCAGCTGGGACGATTTCTCGCAGAAAGCCTCGGACGAGGAAATCGCCGGGCTGGTTCGCGCGGTCGGCACTGTGGCGCGCGCGAAGGGGCTGGTCGAGCCCGGCTATCGCCTGCTGGCCAATGTGGGTGAGAATGGCGGGCAGGAAGTGCCGCATTTCCACGTCCACATCTTCGGCGGGCAGAAGCTGGGGCGGATGATCGCCTGA
- a CDS encoding YbgC/FadM family acyl-CoA thioesterase, with the protein MTDAPDPVRPTPPGGVFDGSLHLYAVRVYYEDTDLSGIVYHANYLRWFERARSDVLRMLEIDQRAAIEAGEGAYAVADVQMRYLRPALLDDDIVIHTRCSELKAASVRMVQEAKRDGETICSATFRVGFVAPNGRPRRQPDVWRQAFTRILDTSSLGEHA; encoded by the coding sequence ATGACCGACGCACCCGATCCTGTCCGCCCAACGCCGCCCGGAGGCGTGTTCGACGGCTCGCTGCACCTGTACGCGGTGCGGGTCTATTACGAGGATACCGACCTTTCCGGCATCGTCTATCACGCCAACTACCTGCGCTGGTTCGAACGTGCGCGTTCCGACGTGCTGCGGATGCTGGAGATCGATCAGCGCGCCGCGATCGAAGCGGGCGAGGGTGCCTATGCGGTGGCCGATGTGCAGATGCGCTATCTTCGGCCCGCGCTGCTCGACGATGATATCGTCATTCATACGCGGTGCAGCGAACTCAAGGCAGCGAGCGTGCGCATGGTGCAGGAGGCGAAACGTGATGGGGAGACGATTTGCAGCGCGACCTTCCGGGTCGGCTTCGTCGCGCCCAATGGCCGTCCGCGCCGCCAGCCCGATGTATGGCGCCAAGCCTTCACCCGAATTCTCGATACCAGTTCTCTTGGGGAGCATGCCTGA
- the tolQ gene encoding protein TolQ: MILSDLLAAAATMPVPPTRLEPVKLFMDADIVVKAVMAALLLASIWSWMIIISVAMKIGGAKKRARKFEQDFWASENYEETLDAYRNQDVAPARIAWGAITEWKKSTKGGVKDVRGAQGRIAAVMDSHVAEEADRMANRLTFLATLGSVAPFVGLFGTVWGIMNSFFQIGAQNNSSLAVVAPGISEALFATAIGLFAAIPAVIAYNRFSASVNRYEAILQRFADRFNANLGRELERV; this comes from the coding sequence ATGATTCTTTCCGACCTGCTTGCCGCCGCCGCGACAATGCCCGTTCCGCCGACCCGGCTGGAGCCGGTGAAGCTGTTCATGGACGCCGATATCGTGGTCAAGGCGGTGATGGCGGCGCTGCTGCTCGCTTCGATCTGGAGCTGGATGATCATCATCTCGGTCGCGATGAAGATCGGCGGCGCGAAGAAGCGCGCGCGCAAGTTCGAACAGGATTTCTGGGCCTCGGAAAACTACGAGGAAACGCTGGATGCCTACCGCAACCAGGATGTCGCGCCCGCGCGCATCGCGTGGGGTGCGATCACCGAGTGGAAGAAGTCGACCAAGGGCGGGGTGAAGGACGTGCGCGGTGCGCAGGGCCGGATCGCCGCCGTGATGGATAGCCATGTCGCGGAAGAAGCGGACCGGATGGCCAACCGGCTGACCTTCCTCGCCACGCTGGGCTCGGTTGCGCCCTTCGTGGGCCTGTTCGGCACCGTTTGGGGTATCATGAACAGCTTTTTCCAGATCGGTGCGCAGAACAATTCCTCGCTCGCGGTGGTCGCGCCAGGCATTTCCGAAGCGCTGTTCGCAACCGCGATCGGCCTGTTCGCGGCCATTCCGGCGGTCATCGCCTACAACCGCTTCTCGGCCAGCGTGAACCGCTACGAAGCGATCCTCCAGCGCTTCGCCGACCGGTTCAACGCGAACCTCGGCCGCGAGCTGGAGCGGGTTTGA
- a CDS encoding ExbD/TolR family protein has protein sequence MAMGVHSHKRGRNAKRAPMAEINVTPLVDVMLVLLIIFMVTAPLLTAGVPVDLPDSRANALPQDEEPLNVSIAGDGTIYVGESAVPQGDLGAALATASEGVACSQREVVLRADKTLDYGRVMGVMGELNRMGCNSISLVTNSSSDSI, from the coding sequence ATGGCGATGGGCGTTCACTCCCATAAGCGCGGGCGCAATGCCAAGCGCGCGCCGATGGCGGAGATCAACGTTACCCCGCTGGTCGACGTGATGCTGGTGCTGCTGATCATCTTCATGGTCACCGCGCCGCTGCTGACCGCGGGCGTACCGGTCGACCTGCCCGACAGCCGTGCGAACGCGCTGCCGCAGGACGAGGAACCGCTCAACGTGTCGATTGCGGGCGATGGCACGATCTATGTCGGCGAATCCGCAGTGCCGCAGGGCGATCTGGGCGCGGCGCTCGCCACCGCCAGCGAAGGGGTCGCCTGTTCGCAGCGGGAGGTGGTGCTGCGCGCCGACAAGACGCTCGATTACGGGCGCGTGATGGGCGTGATGGGTGAGCTCAACCGGATGGGCTGCAACTCGATCTCGCTGGTCACCAACAGTTCAAGCGACTCGATCTAG
- a CDS encoding energy transducer TonB, with translation MDAKQHTGLDAIALIVAIALHAALIAVLLVQGATREKLPEPQRITVNFAEDVGTTSTSPDPVREAQASVAPELGEQVSPPIEYVPPPPLPQPTTAPAPAPRPQPTARATSRPQPRPSPRATAQPRPRPQPRPSATPTRSGGSRVGDDFLAGSGSSSTSTDTRIPASQIGNSAKASIAAAISRQIKPHWQPPSGPDVEQIVSYISFQLNEDGSLKGRPRLVRQTGVNETNRAQAERHAEQAIRAVQLAAPFDLPPEYYNAWKSVTANLDWRLAQ, from the coding sequence ATGGACGCGAAACAGCATACCGGCCTCGATGCCATTGCGCTGATCGTCGCGATCGCGCTGCACGCCGCGCTGATCGCGGTGCTGCTTGTGCAGGGTGCGACGCGCGAAAAGCTGCCCGAGCCGCAACGCATCACGGTCAATTTCGCGGAAGATGTCGGGACGACATCTACCTCGCCCGACCCGGTTCGCGAAGCGCAAGCCTCGGTCGCGCCGGAGCTGGGCGAGCAGGTCTCGCCGCCGATCGAATACGTACCCCCGCCGCCGCTGCCGCAACCCACTACCGCCCCTGCACCCGCCCCGCGTCCGCAGCCGACCGCGCGCGCGACCAGCCGCCCGCAGCCCCGACCGAGCCCGCGAGCGACCGCGCAACCGCGCCCACGCCCGCAGCCGCGCCCCAGTGCCACCCCGACCCGCTCTGGCGGCAGCCGCGTGGGCGACGATTTTCTCGCCGGATCGGGCAGTTCGTCGACCTCGACCGACACGCGCATTCCCGCTTCGCAGATCGGCAACAGTGCGAAGGCCAGTATCGCTGCGGCGATCTCGCGCCAGATCAAGCCGCACTGGCAGCCGCCCAGCGGGCCCGACGTGGAACAAATCGTCAGCTACATCTCTTTCCAGCTCAACGAAGACGGATCGCTGAAGGGGCGTCCGCGTCTGGTGCGCCAGACCGGGGTCAACGAGACCAATCGCGCGCAGGCCGAACGCCATGCCGAACAGGCCATCCGCGCGGTGCAACTGGCCGCCCCCTTCGATTTGCCGCCCGAATATTATAATGCTTGGAAGTCGGTGACTGCCAACCTCGATTGGAGACTCGCTCAATGA
- the tolB gene encoding Tol-Pal system beta propeller repeat protein TolB, with product MRFLLASLALLIASPVLAQNEDLGTAPPVGGEVETVPTPGDGDEDGGLSVNVSFEGSLDDLQLAIPAFAAERDVATAANAQGTAALGAELARVITADLQNNGLFAPTGPDALPKPNYPQITDPVWNMWRMRGAEMLVQGYVRPRADGKLVVGCYLYDVALNDELARSGWVVPPSDWRRAAHKCADLVYSRLTGESPFFDSRIAYIAETGPKDNRTKRLAIMDSDGANHRFITTGRATALTPRYSPDYRKLMYLSYVDGNPRIYIYDIGTGKQTLVTESSNPTFAPRWSPDGRWVLYSMAVNGNTDIYRVSANGGASERLTDAPGIDVGGSYSPDGTRIVFESDRSGAQQIYMMNADGSNQRRITFFGGRAATPEWSPRGDQIAFTYIPGDFNIATMSPDGKNFRKLTDGWQDEAPTWAPNGRILQFFRTERNTGRTAIYQVDLTGENLRRLPTPVDASDPAWGPILP from the coding sequence ATGAGATTCTTGCTGGCTAGCCTGGCCCTGCTGATTGCTTCGCCGGTCCTCGCGCAGAACGAAGACCTGGGCACTGCCCCGCCGGTGGGTGGCGAGGTTGAAACCGTGCCGACGCCGGGCGATGGTGATGAAGACGGGGGCCTGTCGGTCAACGTCTCCTTCGAAGGCAGCCTCGATGACCTGCAGCTCGCGATCCCCGCCTTCGCAGCCGAGCGCGATGTTGCGACCGCCGCCAATGCGCAGGGCACTGCCGCGCTGGGTGCGGAACTCGCGCGGGTGATTACCGCCGATCTGCAGAACAATGGCCTGTTCGCCCCCACCGGGCCGGACGCGCTGCCCAAGCCGAACTACCCGCAGATCACCGATCCGGTGTGGAACATGTGGCGCATGCGCGGGGCAGAGATGCTGGTGCAGGGCTATGTCCGCCCGCGCGCCGACGGCAAGCTGGTGGTTGGCTGCTATCTCTACGACGTCGCCCTGAACGACGAACTCGCCCGCTCGGGCTGGGTCGTCCCGCCGTCCGACTGGCGGCGTGCGGCGCACAAATGTGCCGATCTCGTCTATTCGCGCCTGACCGGCGAAAGCCCGTTCTTCGACAGCCGGATTGCCTATATCGCCGAAACCGGCCCGAAGGATAACCGCACCAAGCGGCTCGCGATCATGGACAGCGACGGGGCCAACCACCGCTTCATCACCACCGGGCGCGCGACCGCGCTGACTCCGCGCTATTCGCCCGATTACCGCAAGCTGATGTACCTCAGCTATGTCGACGGCAATCCGCGCATCTACATCTACGACATTGGCACGGGCAAGCAGACGCTGGTTACCGAAAGCAGCAACCCGACCTTCGCTCCGCGCTGGAGCCCGGACGGGCGCTGGGTGCTCTATTCGATGGCGGTCAACGGCAACACGGATATCTACCGCGTCTCCGCCAATGGCGGGGCGAGCGAGCGGCTGACCGATGCGCCGGGCATCGACGTGGGCGGCTCCTACTCGCCCGACGGCACCCGGATCGTGTTCGAAAGCGACCGTTCGGGCGCGCAGCAGATCTACATGATGAATGCCGACGGATCGAACCAGCGGCGGATCACCTTCTTCGGGGGCCGTGCGGCAACGCCCGAATGGAGCCCGCGGGGCGACCAGATCGCGTTCACCTACATCCCGGGCGACTTCAACATCGCCACGATGAGCCCCGACGGGAAGAACTTCCGCAAGCTGACGGACGGCTGGCAGGACGAGGCCCCCACCTGGGCACCCAATGGCCGCATCCTCCAGTTCTTCCGGACCGAGCGGAACACGGGCCGCACCGCGATCTATCAGGTGGACCTGACTGGCGAAAACCTGCGCCGCCTGCCCACTCCGGTGGATGCATCGGACCCGGCATGGGGCCCGATTCTGCCCTGA
- the pal gene encoding peptidoglycan-associated lipoprotein Pal, with the protein MNSRIAAAIVLSATVSLAACKSPAPEQLPPEPGVSQPTTGGNTGGPGVGTQEHFVRAVNGQNVIYFDTDRYNIDTADAAALQTQAQYMSQYPNITVTIEGHADERGTREYNLALGERRANSAKNYLVSLGIAANRIRTVSYGEERPVATASTPEAWAKNRRAVTVVVN; encoded by the coding sequence ATGAATTCTCGTATTGCAGCAGCGATCGTCCTTTCGGCCACCGTTTCGCTGGCGGCGTGTAAGTCGCCCGCACCCGAGCAGCTCCCGCCCGAACCGGGGGTGAGTCAGCCGACCACTGGCGGCAATACCGGCGGGCCGGGTGTCGGCACGCAGGAGCACTTCGTGCGCGCGGTGAACGGCCAGAACGTGATCTATTTCGACACCGACCGCTACAACATCGACACCGCCGATGCCGCCGCGCTGCAGACGCAGGCGCAGTACATGTCGCAGTACCCCAACATCACCGTCACCATCGAAGGCCACGCGGACGAACGCGGCACGCGCGAATACAACCTCGCTCTGGGTGAGCGCCGCGCGAACTCGGCCAAGAACTACCTCGTCAGCCTGGGCATTGCCGCCAACCGCATCCGCACGGTCAGCTATGGCGAGGAACGCCCGGTCGCGACCGCTTCCACGCCCGAGGCATGGGCCAAGAACCGCCGCGCGGTGACCGTCGTCGTCAACTAG